One window of Azospirillum sp. TSA2s genomic DNA carries:
- a CDS encoding short-chain fatty acyl-CoA regulator family protein, producing MEKKAMLGPKVRRLRRDHALTQAQMAEQLGISPSYLNLIEHNQRPVTVPLLLKLGQQFGVDLQAFAEDEESRLVAGLREVFADPLFDGSDIKNQDFRELAAVAPTLGQAVVALYRGFRGARDDLQALAERVADREKLHLVQATGFPQDEVRDLFQAHSNHFPELEAAAESLWQDGKLERGDLYRGLVDWLNTQHSVRVRLLPSEVMGYAVRRFDRHSRRILLSEMLAPSGRTFQLACQIALLRHRDLLNGIVDAANLSDDEARRLTRIGLANYFAAAVLMPYDRFHEAATQLRYDIEILRRRFDASFEQVCHRLTTLHRSGAKGVPFFFMRVDSAGNVSKRFSGAGFHFARFGGGCPRWIVYEAFRTPGKIHSQMAEMPDGTAYFSIARTVVKAGGGHRSPPQQFAVALGCDVQHAAQVTYADGFDLSNTDAATPIGVNCRLCPRLDCSQRAFPPLNHRLIVDENLRGLSPYLFAPPSAE from the coding sequence ATGGAAAAGAAGGCGATGCTGGGTCCGAAGGTCCGCCGCCTGCGCCGCGACCATGCCCTGACCCAGGCGCAGATGGCCGAACAGCTGGGCATCTCCCCCAGCTATCTGAACCTGATCGAGCACAACCAGCGCCCGGTGACGGTGCCGCTGCTGCTGAAGCTGGGCCAGCAGTTCGGCGTCGATCTGCAGGCCTTCGCCGAGGATGAGGAAAGCCGGCTGGTGGCGGGCCTGCGCGAGGTGTTCGCCGACCCGCTGTTCGACGGCTCCGACATCAAGAACCAGGACTTTCGCGAACTGGCGGCGGTGGCGCCGACGCTGGGCCAGGCGGTGGTGGCGCTCTATCGCGGCTTCCGCGGGGCGCGTGACGATCTGCAGGCGCTGGCGGAGCGGGTGGCCGACCGCGAGAAGCTGCATCTGGTGCAGGCCACCGGCTTCCCGCAGGACGAGGTGCGCGACCTGTTCCAGGCCCATTCCAACCATTTCCCGGAGCTGGAGGCGGCGGCGGAAAGCCTGTGGCAGGACGGCAAGCTGGAGCGCGGCGACCTCTATCGCGGGCTGGTCGACTGGCTGAACACCCAGCACAGCGTCCGCGTCCGCCTGCTGCCGTCGGAGGTGATGGGCTATGCCGTGCGCCGCTTCGACCGCCACAGCCGGCGCATCCTGCTGTCGGAGATGCTGGCGCCGTCGGGCCGCACCTTCCAGCTGGCCTGCCAGATCGCGCTGCTGCGTCACCGTGATCTGCTGAACGGCATCGTCGACGCCGCCAACCTGTCGGACGACGAGGCGCGGCGGCTGACCCGCATCGGATTGGCCAACTACTTCGCCGCGGCGGTGCTGATGCCCTACGACCGCTTCCACGAGGCGGCGACCCAGCTGCGCTATGACATCGAGATCCTGCGGCGGCGCTTCGATGCGTCGTTCGAGCAGGTCTGCCACCGGCTGACCACGCTGCACCGGTCGGGGGCCAAGGGCGTGCCCTTCTTCTTCATGCGGGTGGACAGCGCCGGCAACGTGTCGAAACGCTTTTCCGGCGCCGGTTTCCACTTCGCCCGTTTCGGCGGCGGTTGCCCGCGCTGGATCGTCTATGAAGCCTTCCGCACGCCGGGCAAGATCCACAGCCAGATGGCGGAGATGCCGGACGGCACCGCGTACTTCTCCATCGCCCGCACGGTGGTGAAGGCCGGCGGCGGCCACCGCAGCCCGCCGCAGCAATTCGCCGTCGCGCTGGGGTGCGATGTCCAGCATGCGGCTCAGGTCACCTATGCGGACGGGTTCGACCTGTCCAACACCGACGCGGCGACGCCGATCGGCGTGAATTGCCGGCTCTGCCCGCGGCTGGATTGTTCGCAGCGGGCGTTTCCGCCGCTGAATCATCGGCTTATCGTCGATGAGAACCTGCGCGGCCTCTCCCCCTACCTGTTCGCGCCGCCCAGTGCGGAATAG
- a CDS encoding ferredoxin--NADP reductase: MSNLIKERVLTVHHWTDTLFSFTTTRDPSFRFLPGQFTMIGLEVEGRPLLRAYSLVSAHYEETLEFFSIKVQDGPLTSRLQHLKEGDTLLVNRKATGTLITDNLLPGRNLYLLSTGTGLAPFLSIIKDPEMYEKFDRVILTHGTRTVAELAYDDLIHHSLPENEFFGEQVKEKLLYYPTVTREPFRNQGRLTTLMETGKLFTDLGLPELDAEKDRVMICGSPAMLAETTAMMEKRGFVMGTNGEPGGFVIEKAFVER, encoded by the coding sequence ATGAGCAACTTGATCAAAGAGCGCGTGCTGACCGTTCACCACTGGACCGACACGCTGTTCAGCTTCACCACCACGCGCGATCCGTCCTTCCGCTTCCTGCCGGGGCAGTTCACCATGATCGGGCTGGAGGTCGAAGGCCGGCCCCTGCTGCGCGCCTACAGCCTGGTCAGCGCGCATTACGAGGAGACGCTGGAGTTCTTCAGCATCAAGGTGCAGGACGGCCCGCTGACCTCGCGTCTGCAGCACCTGAAGGAGGGCGACACGCTGCTGGTGAACCGCAAGGCGACTGGCACGCTGATCACCGACAACCTGCTTCCCGGGCGGAACCTGTATCTGCTGAGCACCGGCACCGGCCTGGCGCCGTTCCTCAGCATCATCAAGGACCCGGAGATGTACGAGAAGTTCGACCGGGTGATCCTGACCCACGGCACCCGCACCGTGGCGGAGTTGGCCTATGACGACCTGATCCACCACAGCCTGCCGGAGAACGAGTTCTTCGGCGAGCAGGTGAAGGAAAAGCTCCTCTATTACCCGACCGTGACGCGCGAGCCCTTCCGCAACCAGGGCCGCCTGACCACGCTGATGGAAACCGGCAAGCTGTTCACCGACCTGGGCCTGCCGGAGCTGGACGCCGAGAAGGACCGCGTGATGATCTGCGGCAGCCCGGCGATGCTGGCCGAGACCACCGCGATGATGGAAAAGCGCGGCTTCGTCATGGGCACCAACGGCGAGCCGGGCGGGTTCGTCATCGAGAAGGCGTTCGTGGAGCGGTGA
- a CDS encoding glycosyl hydrolase family 17 protein yields the protein MRLILILAAMIVAGLANLAVWSLPNRPVPLDPPPGGKLRSVSFAPFRDGQSPLTGVLPSTAQIEEDIVALAPQVAGIRTYTSLEGLQVVPELARKHGMQVTMGAWLSSRTDKNEAEIASLIDLANRYPDVITRVIVGNEVLLRRELTPEQVAGYIDRVKAAVKQPVSYADVWEWWLKYPQIADHVDYLTIHLLPYWEDVPAGVEGATERIRQSYRTIAHRFPGKPILVGETGWPTQGRSRGAAVPGLVNKAKFVNAFVRMAEQEGFDYNVIEAFDQEWKAKLEGTVGGHWGLYNADRTPKFSLAGPVVGNVAWPWLFAASSGLALVLLGGLALLRRHLPGTGWVALILLAQALSTLYVRAAFVAEHGKHYWQDTTLAVVMLALTAALALAVLLTAHRTLASGGLAREPLVGLRHARPALTRTERVGRWSAIALGVAALVWSLLIVFDGRYRDFPNPYLLIPAVALPALGLIRAARRPVGTETRNALGIASLFRPAVPAADGEPRGLCGAVRRLPVESALGFALLLGALLTVLAEGFVPLESLIYGQLPFMEALHEVDWTRPNWEALGWAALQVLLALPFLAGVWSARRPLRRI from the coding sequence ATGCGCCTGATCCTCATCCTCGCCGCGATGATCGTCGCCGGCCTCGCGAATCTCGCCGTCTGGTCCCTGCCGAACCGCCCGGTGCCGCTCGACCCGCCGCCGGGGGGCAAGCTGCGCAGCGTGTCCTTCGCGCCCTTCCGCGACGGGCAGAGCCCGCTGACCGGCGTCCTGCCCTCCACCGCCCAGATCGAGGAGGACATCGTCGCCCTCGCTCCGCAGGTGGCGGGCATCCGCACCTACACCTCGCTGGAAGGCTTGCAGGTGGTGCCGGAACTGGCGCGCAAGCATGGCATGCAGGTCACCATGGGGGCGTGGCTGTCCTCGCGGACCGACAAGAACGAGGCGGAGATCGCCTCGCTGATCGACCTCGCCAACCGCTATCCCGACGTCATCACCCGCGTCATCGTCGGCAACGAGGTGCTGCTGCGCCGCGAGCTGACGCCGGAGCAGGTCGCCGGCTACATCGACCGCGTCAAGGCGGCGGTGAAGCAGCCGGTGTCCTATGCCGACGTCTGGGAATGGTGGCTGAAATACCCGCAGATCGCGGACCATGTCGATTACCTGACCATCCATCTGCTGCCCTATTGGGAGGACGTGCCGGCCGGCGTGGAGGGCGCCACCGAGCGCATCCGCCAGAGCTACCGCACCATCGCCCACCGTTTCCCCGGCAAGCCGATCCTGGTCGGCGAGACCGGCTGGCCGACGCAAGGCCGCTCGCGCGGGGCCGCCGTGCCGGGGCTGGTCAACAAGGCGAAGTTCGTCAACGCCTTCGTCCGCATGGCCGAGCAGGAGGGCTTTGATTACAACGTGATCGAGGCCTTCGACCAGGAATGGAAGGCGAAGCTTGAGGGCACCGTCGGCGGCCATTGGGGCCTGTACAACGCCGACCGCACGCCGAAATTCTCCCTGGCCGGGCCGGTGGTCGGCAATGTCGCGTGGCCCTGGCTGTTCGCGGCGTCCAGCGGGCTGGCGCTGGTGCTGCTGGGCGGGCTGGCGCTGCTGCGCCGCCATCTGCCGGGCACCGGCTGGGTGGCTCTGATCCTGCTGGCGCAGGCGCTGTCGACCCTCTATGTCCGTGCCGCCTTCGTGGCGGAGCATGGCAAGCATTACTGGCAGGACACCACGCTGGCCGTGGTCATGCTGGCGCTGACCGCCGCGCTGGCGCTGGCGGTGTTGCTGACCGCCCACCGCACGTTGGCGAGCGGCGGTCTGGCGCGCGAGCCGCTGGTCGGCCTGCGCCACGCCCGCCCGGCCCTGACCCGCACCGAGCGGGTGGGGCGGTGGAGCGCCATCGCGCTCGGCGTCGCCGCGCTGGTCTGGTCGCTGCTGATCGTCTTCGACGGCCGTTACCGTGACTTCCCCAACCCGTACCTGCTGATCCCGGCGGTGGCGCTGCCGGCGCTGGGGCTGATCCGCGCCGCCCGCCGACCGGTCGGGACGGAGACGCGCAACGCGCTGGGCATCGCCAGCCTGTTCCGCCCGGCGGTCCCCGCCGCAGATGGCGAACCGCGGGGCCTGTGCGGCGCCGTCCGTCGCCTGCCGGTCGAGTCGGCCCTGGGCTTCGCCTTGCTGCTGGGGGCGCTGCTGACGGTGCTGGCGGAGGGCTTCGTGCCGCTGGAATCGCTGATCTACGGTCAGTTGCCCTTCATGGAGGCGCTGCACGAGGTCGATTGGACGCGGCCGAACTGGGAGGCGCTGGGCTGGGCCGCCCTGCAGGTCCTGCTGGCTCTGCCCTTCCTGGCCGGGGTGTGGAGCGCCCGGCGTCCGCTGCGGCGGATTTGA
- a CDS encoding LysE family translocator: MSPDLWLAFAAASAIMLMIPGPTVLIVVSYALGHGRESAMATVAGVALGDFTAMTASMLGLGVLLSTSAALFTVLKWVGAAYLVYLGIKLWRAPVKGVETVADESAVRPWRMMLHTYAVTALNPKSIVFFVAFLPQFLDTGRPLAGQMVVMEATFLVLATLNAAGYALLASAARRAVRRPSVQRAVNRVGGSLLMGAGLLTVAWKRTA; encoded by the coding sequence ATGTCCCCCGATCTGTGGCTCGCCTTTGCCGCCGCCTCCGCCATCATGCTGATGATCCCCGGCCCGACGGTGCTGATCGTCGTGTCCTACGCGTTGGGCCATGGGCGGGAATCGGCGATGGCGACGGTGGCGGGGGTGGCGCTGGGCGATTTCACCGCCATGACCGCCTCCATGCTGGGACTGGGGGTGTTGCTGTCGACCTCGGCGGCACTGTTCACCGTGCTGAAATGGGTTGGCGCCGCCTATCTGGTCTATCTCGGCATCAAGCTGTGGCGGGCGCCGGTCAAGGGGGTGGAGACGGTGGCCGACGAGTCGGCGGTACGGCCCTGGCGCATGATGCTGCACACCTATGCCGTCACCGCGCTGAACCCCAAGAGCATCGTCTTCTTCGTCGCCTTCCTGCCGCAGTTCCTCGACACCGGCCGGCCACTGGCCGGGCAGATGGTGGTGATGGAGGCGACCTTCCTGGTGCTGGCGACGCTGAACGCCGCCGGCTATGCCCTGCTGGCTTCGGCGGCGCGGCGCGCGGTGCGGAGGCCGTCGGTGCAGCGGGCGGTCAACCGGGTCGGCGGGTCGCTGCTGATGGGAGCCGGGCTGCTGACCGTCGCCTGGAAGCGGACGGCCTGA
- a CDS encoding response regulator — protein MADGCDRGGNGDGADDRRREPASDVLEFAAETEDAADRDGDGWRRNPPWLILIVDDDHEVHAITRVVLGEMSFEERPVRFLSAYTARQARSLLVEHPGIAAILLDVVMETDDAGLKLVRHIREEMGNRQVRIILRTGQPGQAPERQVIAAYDINDYKAKSELTAQKLYTAAVAALRSYQHIATIEHGRQGLERVMEAADHLAGLRSRSQFLAGLVGRAAALLTGVQSALLCGPGEGGGPAIVAEAGLPADLPTEVVADIVAALGDGQARWGSRHGVTVLRGRDVAPLALCLLGGPFAEGDRPLVELLCTKAAVGLDNLRLYERLNQAQIATVHALGKLAEYKDEVTGDHVKRLGRWATAIARELYARNAFAEELDDWFCDTIGLASVLHDVGKVGIPDAILRKPGRLDEAEMAVMRDHASIGGNILRDACGGDRRSYLSMGAEIAESHHEKFDGSGYPQGLAGDAIPLAGRIVAVADVFDALLHRRPYKKAWDIGEVLDLLRAEAGSHFDPRVVDAFLAVLERDGAGV, from the coding sequence ATGGCCGACGGCTGCGACAGGGGCGGGAACGGCGACGGCGCGGATGATCGCCGGCGGGAACCCGCAAGCGATGTGCTGGAATTCGCCGCCGAGACCGAGGATGCCGCCGATCGTGATGGAGACGGCTGGCGGCGCAATCCGCCCTGGCTGATCCTGATCGTCGACGACGACCACGAGGTCCATGCCATCACCCGCGTCGTGCTGGGCGAGATGAGCTTCGAGGAGCGGCCGGTCCGTTTCCTGTCGGCCTACACCGCGCGGCAGGCGCGGTCGCTGCTGGTCGAGCATCCGGGCATCGCCGCCATCCTGCTGGACGTGGTGATGGAGACCGATGACGCCGGGCTGAAGCTGGTCCGCCACATCCGCGAGGAGATGGGAAACCGGCAGGTCCGCATCATCCTGCGCACCGGCCAGCCGGGGCAGGCGCCGGAACGGCAGGTGATCGCCGCCTACGACATCAACGACTACAAGGCGAAGAGCGAGCTGACGGCGCAGAAGCTCTACACCGCCGCCGTCGCAGCATTGCGCTCCTACCAGCACATCGCCACCATCGAGCACGGCCGGCAGGGGCTGGAGCGGGTGATGGAGGCGGCCGACCATCTGGCCGGGCTGCGCTCGCGCTCGCAATTCCTCGCCGGGCTGGTCGGGCGGGCGGCGGCGCTGCTGACCGGCGTACAGTCCGCCTTGCTGTGCGGACCGGGGGAGGGCGGCGGGCCGGCGATCGTGGCGGAGGCCGGGCTGCCGGCCGACCTGCCGACGGAGGTTGTGGCCGACATCGTGGCGGCGCTGGGCGATGGTCAAGCGCGCTGGGGGAGCCGGCATGGGGTGACGGTTCTGCGCGGCCGCGACGTCGCGCCGCTGGCGCTCTGCCTGCTCGGCGGCCCCTTCGCCGAGGGCGACCGGCCGCTGGTGGAACTGCTCTGCACCAAGGCGGCGGTCGGGCTGGACAATCTGCGGCTCTATGAACGGCTGAACCAGGCGCAGATCGCCACCGTCCATGCGCTGGGCAAGCTGGCCGAATACAAGGACGAGGTCACCGGCGACCATGTGAAGCGGCTGGGCCGCTGGGCCACCGCCATCGCCCGCGAGCTGTACGCCCGCAATGCCTTCGCGGAGGAGCTTGACGACTGGTTCTGCGACACCATCGGGCTGGCCAGCGTGCTGCACGACGTCGGCAAGGTCGGCATCCCCGACGCCATCCTGCGCAAGCCCGGCCGGCTGGACGAGGCGGAGATGGCGGTGATGCGCGACCATGCGTCCATCGGCGGCAACATCCTGCGCGACGCCTGCGGCGGCGACCGCCGCAGCTATCTGTCGATGGGGGCGGAGATCGCCGAGAGCCATCACGAGAAGTTCGACGGCAGCGGCTATCCGCAGGGGCTGGCCGGCGACGCCATTCCGCTGGCCGGCCGCATCGTCGCCGTCGCCGACGTGTTCGACGCGCTGCTGCACCGCCGCCCCTACAAGAAGGCGTGGGACATCGGCGAGGTGCTGGACTTGCTGCGGGCGGAGGCCGGCAGCCATTTCGACCCGCGCGTGGTCGACGCCTTCCTGGCGGTGCTGGAGCGCGACGGGGCGGGGGTGTAG
- the dapB gene encoding 4-hydroxy-tetrahydrodipicolinate reductase — MKIGVVGCAGRMGQMLVREIAATAGCTLAGGTERVGGPALGKDLGLLAGIDPLGVTAIDDPVALFAEADAVIDFTSPESTERHAALAAQSETVLVVGTTGLNPSQQAAIATAATHTAIVQSPNMSLGVNLLLALVEQVAHTLDDDFDIDILEMHHRRKVDAPSGTALGLGRAAAAGRGVKLEDVWQKVRDGHTGARPRGEIGFATLRGGDVIGDHTVIFASDGERVELTHKASGRGIYAKGAVRAALWAQDKTPGLYSMRDVLGV, encoded by the coding sequence ATGAAGATCGGTGTCGTCGGGTGCGCGGGGCGCATGGGCCAGATGCTGGTGCGCGAGATCGCGGCAACCGCGGGCTGCACGCTGGCCGGCGGGACCGAGCGGGTGGGCGGCCCGGCTCTGGGCAAGGATCTGGGCCTCCTGGCCGGGATCGACCCGCTGGGGGTGACCGCCATCGACGACCCGGTCGCCCTGTTCGCGGAGGCGGACGCGGTGATCGACTTCACCAGCCCCGAATCGACGGAGCGGCACGCCGCGCTGGCCGCCCAGTCGGAAACCGTGCTGGTCGTCGGCACCACCGGCCTGAACCCATCGCAGCAGGCGGCCATCGCCACCGCCGCCACGCACACCGCCATCGTCCAGTCGCCCAACATGTCGCTGGGCGTCAACCTGCTGCTGGCGCTGGTGGAGCAGGTCGCCCACACGCTGGACGACGACTTCGACATCGACATCCTGGAAATGCACCACCGCCGCAAGGTCGATGCACCGTCGGGCACCGCGCTGGGCCTCGGCCGCGCCGCGGCGGCCGGGCGCGGGGTAAAGCTGGAGGATGTCTGGCAGAAGGTGCGCGACGGCCACACCGGAGCCCGCCCGCGCGGCGAGATCGGCTTCGCCACCCTGCGCGGCGGCGACGTCATCGGCGACCACACAGTGATCTTCGCCAGCGACGGCGAGCGGGTCGAGCTGACCCATAAGGCGTCCGGCCGCGGGATCTACGCCAAGGGCGCCGTCCGCGCCGCCCTGTGGGCGCAGGACAAGACCCCCGGCCTCTACAGCATGCGCGACGTGCTGGGCGTATAA
- a CDS encoding zinc ABC transporter substrate-binding protein, which yields MRRFALSTLLTGTMSALVATASLPAWAEAPKVVVSIKPIHSLVASVMHGVGEPVLLVRGGASPHSYTMKPSDAKALSAADLVVWVGPELEGFLEKPLQANAPKATRLTLMDLKSLTLLQAREGGAWEPHDHGHEQHGHADEHEELNSHIWLDPANARAIVTATADALATKDPADAEVYRTNADRTLQALDALDAELKATLAPLKDKPFVVFHDAYQYFEAHYDLSAVGSITVSPDRRPSAKRLSAIRAKIAGLNAACVFSEPQFEPTLVRTVVEGTRAKTGVLDPEGADLPEGEALYPTLMRNLAASLRGCLGA from the coding sequence ATGCGTCGATTCGCGCTGTCCACTCTTTTGACCGGCACAATGAGCGCTCTCGTCGCCACCGCCTCCCTGCCGGCCTGGGCCGAGGCACCGAAGGTGGTGGTGTCGATCAAGCCGATCCATTCCCTCGTCGCTTCGGTCATGCACGGGGTGGGCGAGCCGGTTCTGCTGGTCCGCGGCGGCGCCTCTCCGCACAGCTACACGATGAAGCCGTCGGACGCGAAGGCGCTGTCGGCCGCCGATCTGGTGGTCTGGGTCGGTCCCGAACTGGAGGGCTTCCTGGAAAAGCCCTTGCAGGCCAACGCGCCGAAGGCGACGCGGCTGACCCTGATGGACCTGAAAAGCCTGACCCTTCTGCAAGCCCGTGAAGGCGGCGCCTGGGAACCCCACGACCACGGCCATGAGCAGCACGGCCATGCCGACGAGCATGAAGAGCTGAACAGCCACATCTGGCTCGATCCCGCCAATGCCCGCGCCATCGTCACGGCGACGGCCGACGCACTGGCCACCAAGGACCCGGCCGATGCGGAGGTCTACCGCACCAATGCCGACCGCACGCTGCAGGCGCTCGACGCGCTGGACGCCGAGCTGAAGGCCACGCTGGCGCCGCTGAAGGACAAGCCCTTCGTCGTCTTCCACGACGCCTACCAGTATTTCGAGGCGCACTACGATCTGTCGGCGGTCGGTTCCATCACCGTCAGCCCGGACCGCCGCCCCTCGGCCAAGCGGCTGTCCGCCATCCGCGCCAAGATCGCCGGTCTGAACGCCGCCTGCGTCTTCTCCGAACCGCAGTTCGAACCGACCCTGGTCCGCACGGTGGTCGAGGGCACCAGGGCCAAGACCGGCGTGCTCGACCCCGAGGGCGCCGACCTGCCGGAAGGCGAAGCGCTCTACCCCACCCTGATGCGCAACCTCGCCGCATCGCTGCGCGGCTGCCTTGGCGCTTAA
- a CDS encoding ATP-binding cassette domain-containing protein: MSTPALSRDASALVAGPLAWTEDLTVRFGRRTVLDRVNVAVQPGEVVTLIGPNGAGKTTLVRAVLGLVASDGGRVLRRPNLSVGYMPQRLSVDRTLPLTVRRFLALWRPVTADKVEAALEEAGVTRLADSAVQTISGGEMQRVLLARALLGEPDLLVLDEPDQAVDVHGQAELFNRIAQVRQRRGCGVLLVSHDLHTVMARTDRVICMNSHVCCSGRPEDVSRHPEYHALFGGHARDLAVYVHHHDHAHAEDGKVVHDHDGDCCHG, encoded by the coding sequence ATGTCAACACCCGCTCTTTCCCGGGATGCGTCCGCGCTGGTCGCCGGCCCGCTTGCCTGGACCGAGGATCTGACCGTCCGTTTCGGCCGCCGCACCGTGCTGGACCGCGTCAACGTCGCCGTCCAGCCGGGGGAGGTGGTGACGCTGATCGGCCCGAACGGCGCCGGCAAGACGACGCTGGTGCGCGCCGTTCTGGGGCTGGTGGCGTCCGACGGCGGGCGGGTGCTGCGGCGCCCGAACCTGAGCGTCGGCTACATGCCGCAACGGCTGTCGGTGGATCGCACGCTGCCTCTGACCGTGCGCCGCTTTCTGGCGCTGTGGCGGCCGGTAACGGCCGACAAGGTGGAGGCGGCGCTGGAGGAGGCCGGGGTGACGCGGCTGGCCGATTCGGCGGTGCAGACGATTTCCGGCGGCGAGATGCAGCGGGTGCTGCTGGCCCGCGCCCTGCTGGGCGAACCGGACCTGCTGGTGCTCGACGAACCGGACCAGGCCGTGGACGTGCATGGACAGGCCGAGCTGTTCAACCGCATCGCCCAGGTGCGGCAGAGGCGCGGCTGCGGCGTGCTGCTGGTCAGCCACGACCTGCACACGGTGATGGCGCGCACCGACCGGGTGATCTGCATGAACAGCCATGTCTGCTGTTCCGGCCGGCCGGAGGATGTCAGCCGCCATCCGGAATATCACGCTCTGTTCGGCGGTCATGCCCGCGATCTGGCCGTCTATGTCCATCACCATGACCATGCCCATGCCGAGGACGGCAAGGTCGTGCATGACCATGACGGGGACTGCTGCCATGGATGA